The Sulfitobacter sp. S223 genome has a window encoding:
- a CDS encoding thiol-disulfide oxidoreductase DCC family protein, translating into MSNKVEVLYNASCPICRREVDHYAKLSTRQNLSIGYHDLGSAEQLADWGISEKDAAKRLHLRKGGQIYSGIPAFVLLWREIPQMRWLATVVNLPGVHFLACKLYDFVLAPLLYRWHLVRQKRKMP; encoded by the coding sequence ATGAGTAATAAAGTCGAAGTTCTGTACAACGCCTCCTGCCCGATCTGTCGGCGGGAGGTTGACCATTACGCAAAGCTTAGCACGCGACAGAACCTCTCTATCGGGTACCATGATCTGGGCAGCGCCGAGCAATTGGCCGATTGGGGTATTTCGGAAAAAGACGCAGCAAAGCGTCTGCATCTGCGCAAAGGTGGGCAGATTTACAGCGGCATTCCCGCCTTTGTCCTGCTGTGGCGTGAGATTCCCCAAATGCGATGGCTGGCAACGGTGGTGAATCTGCCCGGCGTCCATTTCTTGGCCTGTAAGCTTTATGATTTTGTCTTGGCTCCGCTGCTGTACCGATGGCACCTTGTGCGGCAGAAACGCAAAATGCCCTAG
- a CDS encoding YigZ family protein, whose product MRKCGVILTDRGSKYAVSGCPVTSRAEIDAAVKALKRDKSYAKATHNTWGALLPDEGPIKADDGESGAGMVILRMLEREDFTGHLVVVTRWYGGKHLGGDRFRHVQTCVRHYLDAL is encoded by the coding sequence ATGCGTAAGTGCGGCGTCATTCTGACGGATCGAGGCAGTAAATACGCGGTTTCAGGATGTCCGGTGACCAGCCGAGCCGAAATTGACGCAGCTGTCAAAGCGCTCAAACGCGACAAATCCTATGCCAAAGCCACGCATAACACGTGGGGCGCATTGTTGCCCGATGAGGGGCCGATCAAGGCAGATGATGGAGAAAGCGGCGCAGGAATGGTGATCTTACGAATGCTAGAACGCGAAGATTTCACTGGCCATCTTGTCGTCGTCACCCGCTGGTACGGCGGCAAGCACCTTGGCGGAGACCGCTTCCGCCACGTGCAGACTTGTGTGCGTCATTACCTTGATGCGCTTTAG
- a CDS encoding CBU_0592 family membrane protein, with protein sequence MPFDIATTAPAELIGIGGFCLYVLTYSLLTLRVISGHSLKYLLMNLTAASSVLIGLTTSFNLAAAMIQIFWITMSLIGIALHLRRSRKRRSEPGSSPAHGVNA encoded by the coding sequence ATGCCTTTTGATATCGCAACAACGGCTCCGGCCGAATTGATAGGTATTGGCGGATTTTGCCTGTACGTGCTGACCTACTCGCTGCTCACCCTACGGGTCATTTCAGGCCATTCGCTTAAGTATCTGCTCATGAATTTGACGGCTGCCAGCTCAGTCCTTATCGGTCTGACAACAAGCTTCAACCTCGCCGCTGCAATGATCCAGATATTCTGGATCACCATGTCTTTGATCGGGATCGCGCTGCACCTGAGGCGATCCCGCAAACGCCGGTCAGAGCCCGGCAGCAGTCCGGCGCACGGTGTCAATGCGTGA
- a CDS encoding M48 family metallopeptidase → MISRFFVVLGLLAALAGCEVVPVGSTGPVATTTPSQPVVRSSARSFVQVVETLEPVAERECRARTQNMNCDFNIVVDDRPGQPANAYQTVDRQGRPIIAFTLALIADARNADELAFVMGHEAAHHISGHIARQQQNAVAGAVIFAGLATLSGGDANTVRSAQELGAQVGARSYSKDFELEADALGTIITKRAGFDPLRGAEFFTRIPDPGDKFLGTHPPNASRIDTVRRTAAGL, encoded by the coding sequence ATGATATCGCGCTTTTTTGTGGTCCTGGGTCTTTTGGCAGCACTTGCCGGGTGCGAAGTAGTACCAGTCGGCTCCACCGGTCCGGTCGCGACCACGACGCCATCGCAACCGGTTGTACGCAGCAGTGCGCGTAGCTTTGTTCAGGTGGTTGAGACGTTAGAGCCTGTCGCCGAGCGTGAGTGTCGCGCCCGCACGCAGAACATGAACTGTGATTTCAACATTGTCGTGGATGACCGCCCCGGTCAGCCTGCGAACGCCTATCAGACTGTTGACCGTCAGGGCCGCCCGATCATCGCGTTTACCCTTGCGCTGATTGCGGATGCACGCAACGCCGACGAGCTGGCTTTTGTTATGGGGCATGAGGCTGCGCATCACATTTCCGGCCATATTGCCCGCCAACAGCAAAATGCCGTTGCCGGCGCCGTGATTTTTGCGGGGCTTGCCACGCTCAGTGGGGGAGACGCAAACACGGTCCGGTCCGCGCAAGAGTTGGGCGCGCAAGTTGGTGCGCGCAGCTATTCAAAAGACTTCGAGCTTGAGGCGGATGCCTTGGGCACGATCATCACCAAAAGAGCAGGCTTTGATCCGCTCCGCGGTGCTGAGTTTTTTACGCGTATCCCCGATCCGGGCGATAAATTCCTGGGCACGCACCCGCCCAATGCATCACGCATTGACACCGTGCGCCGGACTGCTGCCGGGCTCTGA
- a CDS encoding branched-chain amino acid aminotransferase, which produces MATGTNIRTYFEGTWHNGDLSVMKAADHGAWLGTTVFDGARLFDGLAPDLEAHCARINRSARALMITPTVETAKMVEIVREGLAQYPRDAAVYIRPMYWALAGDELGIVPLKDATGFAISLEQIPMVPPEAASTLTRTRFRRPVLEDNVVNAKAGCLYPNNARMMAEARSKGFGNALVADAIGNVAESASANVFMVKDGEVFTPVPNGTFLAGITRARHMVNMRAEGLKVHEAVLSFEDFHAADEVFLSGNMMKVTPIKAFDDTTYRVGGNGNPVTQRVREMYWDWAASEPA; this is translated from the coding sequence ATGGCCACCGGCACCAACATCCGCACCTATTTCGAAGGCACATGGCACAACGGCGATCTAAGTGTGATGAAAGCGGCTGATCACGGTGCCTGGCTTGGCACCACAGTATTTGACGGCGCGCGGCTGTTCGACGGGCTGGCCCCTGATCTGGAAGCCCATTGCGCACGTATCAACCGCTCTGCCCGCGCGCTGATGATCACGCCCACTGTCGAAACCGCGAAGATGGTAGAGATCGTGCGCGAAGGCCTTGCACAATATCCACGCGATGCTGCGGTCTATATCCGGCCCATGTATTGGGCACTTGCGGGAGACGAGCTTGGGATTGTCCCGCTTAAGGATGCGACAGGATTTGCCATATCGTTGGAGCAGATACCGATGGTGCCGCCAGAGGCCGCGTCCACGTTGACACGGACACGGTTCCGCCGCCCGGTGCTGGAAGACAATGTTGTGAATGCGAAAGCAGGCTGTCTTTACCCCAACAACGCCCGCATGATGGCCGAGGCCAGAAGCAAGGGCTTCGGCAATGCGCTGGTGGCCGATGCAATCGGTAACGTGGCCGAATCCGCGTCTGCCAATGTGTTTATGGTCAAAGACGGCGAAGTGTTCACACCTGTGCCTAACGGCACATTCCTTGCCGGCATCACGCGCGCAAGACATATGGTCAACATGCGTGCCGAGGGGCTAAAGGTGCATGAAGCCGTGCTAAGCTTTGAGGATTTTCATGCCGCGGATGAAGTATTCCTTTCCGGCAACATGATGAAGGTCACACCGATAAAGGCGTTCGACGATACGACCTACCGTGTCGGAGGCAACGGCAACCCCGTCACCCAACGCGTCCGCGAGATGTATTGGGACTGGGCCGCTTCCGAACCCGCCTGA